GAGGTCACCGACGTGCCGACGTTGGCGGCGCTCGCGGAAGCCCTCGACGCGCCGCGCATCGTCTGGGTGATGGTGCCGTCCGGGCCCATCACCGACGAGACCATCGTGTCGCTCGCCGACGTGTTGAGCCCCGGTGATCTGGTGATCGACGGCGGCAACTCCCGCTACACCGAGGACGGACCTCACGCGAAGCTGTTGGACGACAAGGGAATCGCGTTCATCGACGCCGGTGTGTCCGGGGGCGTCTGGGGTTTGACCGAGGGCTACGGCCTCATGGTGGGCGGCAGCAAGGAAGACGTCGCGCGGGCCATGCCGATCTTCGAAACCCTGCGTCCGCCCGGCGAACAGGCGGACGGATTCGTCCACGCCGGACCCGTCGGTGCAGGCCACTACGCCAAGATGGTGCACAACGGCATCGAATACGGGCTGATGATGGCCTACGCCGAAGGCTACGAACTGTTGGCCGCCGAAGAGCTGATCGAAGACACCCAGGCGGTCATTCAGGCCTGGACCAACGGCACGGTGGTGCGGTCGTGGCTGCAACAGCTGCTGGCCAAGGCGCTGAAGGAAGATCCGAAATTCACGGACATCACCGGTTACACCGAGGACTCCGGTGAGGGTCGCTGGACGGTGGAGGAGGCCATCAGCCACCGAGTGCCGATGCCGGTGATCGCGGCGTCGCTGTTCGCCCGGTTCGCTTCGCGCCAAGAGGACTCCCCCACCATGAAGGCAGTGTCGGCGCTGCGCAACCAGTTCGGCGGCCATGCCGTGCAGAGGATCAGCGAGTCTGGATAGTTGTACGTCAGAAACCTTGCGCTTACCGATTTCCGGTCCTGGGCACGGATCGAGATCGACCTCGATCCCGGCCGAACCGTATTCGTGGGGTCCAATGGTTTCGGAAAAACGAATCTGATTGAGGCGCTGTGGTATTCGTCGACCTTGGGGTCACATCGGGTCGGCACTGACGCGCCGCTGATCCGGGCCGGCGCCCAACGCGCAGTGATCTCGACGATCGTGGTGAACGACGGGCGCGAACTCGCGGTCGACCTGGAGATCAACCCGGGCCGTGCCAACAAGGCACGGCTGAACCGCTCCCCCGTCCGTAGCGCCCGCGAAATTCTCGGCGCCCTGCGGGCGGTGTTGTTCGCCCCCGAGGATCTGGCGTTGGTGCGCGGCGATCCGGGAGAACGACGGAGATACCTCGACGAGCTGGCCACCACCCGGCGTCCGCGAGTGGCCGGTATCCGCGCCGATTACGACAAAGTGCTCAAACAACGGACGGCGCTGTTGAAGTCGGCGGCCGGCGCGAGGTACCGGGGCGATCGCGGCGTGCTCGACACCCTGGACGTGTGGGACGGACACCTCGCCGCCCACGGTGCACAACTCATCGCCGCGCGGGTCGATCTGGTGAACCAACTGGCCCCCGAGGTGGAGAAGTCCTATCAACTGTTGGCGCCCGCATCACGGCCGGCGGCCATCCGGTACCGCAGCGGCGTGGAGGTGATCGAAAGCGAGGCCCACGCCGGAACCGGAAGCGCTGAATTGTTCGAGGCTGCCCTGCTTGACGAGCTGGCGCGTCGCCGCGACGCCGAACTGGAACGTGGCGTTTGTCTGGTGGGTCCGCACCGCGACGATCTGGAGTTGCGACTCGGCGACCAATTGGCGAAAGGCTTTGCGAGCCATG
The sequence above is drawn from the Mycobacterium gallinarum genome and encodes:
- the gnd gene encoding phosphogluconate dehydrogenase (NAD(+)-dependent, decarboxylating); translated protein: MQLGLVGLGKMGFNMRERLREGGHEVIGFDPRPEVTDVPTLAALAEALDAPRIVWVMVPSGPITDETIVSLADVLSPGDLVIDGGNSRYTEDGPHAKLLDDKGIAFIDAGVSGGVWGLTEGYGLMVGGSKEDVARAMPIFETLRPPGEQADGFVHAGPVGAGHYAKMVHNGIEYGLMMAYAEGYELLAAEELIEDTQAVIQAWTNGTVVRSWLQQLLAKALKEDPKFTDITGYTEDSGEGRWTVEEAISHRVPMPVIAASLFARFASRQEDSPTMKAVSALRNQFGGHAVQRISESG
- the recF gene encoding DNA replication/repair protein RecF (All proteins in this family for which functions are known are DNA-binding proteins that assist the filamentation of RecA onto DNA for the initiation of recombination or recombinational repair.) encodes the protein MYVRNLALTDFRSWARIEIDLDPGRTVFVGSNGFGKTNLIEALWYSSTLGSHRVGTDAPLIRAGAQRAVISTIVVNDGRELAVDLEINPGRANKARLNRSPVRSAREILGALRAVLFAPEDLALVRGDPGERRRYLDELATTRRPRVAGIRADYDKVLKQRTALLKSAAGARYRGDRGVLDTLDVWDGHLAAHGAQLIAARVDLVNQLAPEVEKSYQLLAPASRPAAIRYRSGVEVIESEAHAGTGSAELFEAALLDELARRRDAELERGVCLVGPHRDDLELRLGDQLAKGFASHGESWSMALALRLAAYELLRAEGSDPVLLLDDVFAELDTARRQALANVAASAEQVLVTAAVHEDIPQDWDATRIEIVMTDDDSGRISEVRDRTGGGGSDRNE